The Candidatus Hepatincola sp. Av genome contains the following window.
TTATTAAAGTTTTTCATACTAACTTTTATAATTTTATCTTCAGTTTTTGCCTATTATGTATTTACTTATAAGATTTTTATAGATGAAATGCTAATAGATACAATCCTTAAAACTAACCAAGCTGAAATTAGGAATGTTCTTTCTATTTCTTTTTTTGTATACCTATTACTATTTACAGTTATACCAAGTTTTGTTTTCATATATGTAATAAGAATCCAACCTTATCTAAGATTTACTAGTTTTTTTAAGCACTTTAGCAAAACATTAGCTATTGTTTTTGGATTTTTAATATTAGTAGGAGGTTTAAACTATAAGTTATACGTTAATAATATGTTGCTCCACCAACATTTTCAATATGCAAAATATACTACAAAGTCTTCTTTAAGTTTTTATATGCCTTTAAACTATGTAGCGGCTATTTTGCAATATGCTAAAGGTATTTATATTTTTAAATATAATAACACAAAAAATATTGCTGAAGAATACCCCTTTAAGTTGCCAACAAGTTTAGCTAATACTAGCCTGAATATAATTTTAGTAATAGGAGAAAGTGCAAGAGCCGACCATCAATCTTTAAATGGTTATACCAGAGATACTAATCCAAACTTAGAAAAAGTAAAAAATTTAGTAACTTATCCTAATGTTTCTTCATGTAATACTTACTCGGTAGGTGCGATTAATTGTTTATTATCTTATAAAAGTAGGGAAGAGTTCAAAATAAATTTACAGGAAAGTAATTTGGTATCTGTTTTTAATACTTTAGGATTTGCTAGTTATTTTTTAAGCACTCAAAGTATTTATAATGATTTTAATTACATGTATTTTCCTTTTAAAGATGTGCAAACAAAAATTCTTAATAATAAAATTCGCAAGGAAGTTCCTACAGGATCTTATTTGTATGATGCTTATCTTTTACCTTTTTTACAAGATATTGCTACCAATAAGAATAATCCTCATAAATTAATTGTAGTTTATTTAATAGGCTCACATATGCCTTATAATACCCGTTATCCTAGTAGTTTTAGGGTATTTAAAGGGATAGATAACAACCTAGATTCCTATGATAATACGATATTATATACGGATTATATATTATCTAAGATAATAGAGAGATATAGGAAGCAAAGGACATTTTTATATTACGTCTCAGATCATGGAGAGAGTTTAGGAGAGGGGGGAGTATATTATCATGGAGCAAAGTACGAGATAGCACCGAAGGAGCAAAAGAATGTGGCACAGTTTATATGGGCATCTGATTCAATGGTAAGCTTAATGGGATCTTCATGGGAGAAGATAAAAAGTAATAAGAATAACGATATAAGCCAAGACTATGTATTTCATTCATTATTCCAATGTTTAGGAATAAAGAGTAAGATAGTGAATAAAAACCTTAGTATTTGTAATTAAAGTTGTAAATTAATATAAGTATTACAATTCACAGGCTATAAAAAAAAGAAAGAT
Protein-coding sequences here:
- the mcr1 gene encoding putative phosphatidylethanolamine transferase Mcr-1, translated to MFKQKLKLHQISATNYIVISSIFLVFLYNIPNFIIKVQLNHSHHMVYFKAITVTLAEVCLALAVLILFLGIVSFSRVLLKFFILTFIILSSVFAYYVFTYKIFIDEMLIDTILKTNQAEIRNVLSISFFVYLLLFTVIPSFVFIYVIRIQPYLRFTSFFKHFSKTLAIVFGFLILVGGLNYKLYVNNMLLHQHFQYAKYTTKSSLSFYMPLNYVAAILQYAKGIYIFKYNNTKNIAEEYPFKLPTSLANTSLNIILVIGESARADHQSLNGYTRDTNPNLEKVKNLVTYPNVSSCNTYSVGAINCLLSYKSREEFKINLQESNLVSVFNTLGFASYFLSTQSIYNDFNYMYFPFKDVQTKILNNKIRKEVPTGSYLYDAYLLPFLQDIATNKNNPHKLIVVYLIGSHMPYNTRYPSSFRVFKGIDNNLDSYDNTILYTDYILSKIIERYRKQRTFLYYVSDHGESLGEGGVYYHGAKYEIAPKEQKNVAQFIWASDSMVSLMGSSWEKIKSNKNNDISQDYVFHSLFQCLGIKSKIVNKNLSICN